A portion of the uncultured Bacteroides sp. genome contains these proteins:
- a CDS encoding SusC/RagA family TonB-linked outer membrane protein translates to MKISLVLLFFVALQLNATTGFAQRTRGPISKSNSSIEQVLNLIEQTSDYVFLYNDKTINTNRIVSVNNKSGKIPEILDEIFHGTNITYTIVDKQIILSTNKMNAVAQQSDFTVKGMVKDTKGEALIGVNIKVKGSTTGTITDIDGNFSLQAKKGAVFIVSYTGYTSKNITIADARLLNIVLEEDRIQLGEVVVTALGIKKEAKSLSYNVQQVNSDEITRIADANFVNNLNGKVAGVTINASSSGVGGSSRVVMRGTKSLFGNNNALYVVDGIPMSDMNSASTQPTGSYEGAGQSGDPISGLNPDDIESISILSGPSAAALYGGVAANGVVMITTKKGKEGRTSVTISNNTTFSAPLVLPKFQNTYGPTEVGSYDSWGTKLSTPSNYDPKDFFQTGLNVTNTASLSTGTDKNQTYVSLGTTNANGIIHNNNYERYNATVRNVSKMLKDKLTLDLSVMLSSVKEQNMTSQGLYLNPLVSLYLFPAGDDFSKVQSYERYNAGRHVVTQYWPYSTSLPMQNPYWITEHINIPNHKNRYAATASVKYDFAKWINLNARVKMDRNNERRERMYDAGTNTLFASKYGYYSKSNIESKQVYGELLLNINKYFVDNTLNVTANIGANFEDNGYQSDYFGGKLKSAANRFTFGNVDYTEQNLANQSTANVKKRSVFASAQVGYKSRIYLDVTSRNDWSSTFKGTNTKSFFYPSIGLSGIITDLFHCSTDVMPYMKLRISYSEVGNSPDPYRATTSYGFVGGVPVTQTRRPNPNLKPERTKSWEVGANFVFFKNRLKLDASLYSSRTYNQFFDRTLSSTTGYINETVNGGRVDNKGLELSLRYEDHWGGFGWNSYLTYSLNRNKVAELLRNYEDPYSHELTTLDKIDMGGTSMYKMLLFEGGSIGDIYVNTLRTDEHGAIYVHPSDQQVVTQPDVFVKAGNSAPKYNLGWGNTFTYKSISLGCLFTTRVGGIVVSQTQAVMDAFGASKATADARDNGGAIVNGRPIGAEDYYHNKIGSGGGQGGIGSMYTYSATNVRLAELSLGYDVPITQYVNWMKGLNVSFIGKNLFFLYRKAPFDPELTASTGTYFQGIDMFMSPSLRNLGFSVKVKF, encoded by the coding sequence ATGAAGATTAGTTTAGTTTTACTGTTTTTTGTGGCCTTACAACTCAATGCCACAACGGGTTTTGCCCAAAGAACAAGAGGACCTATTAGCAAATCTAATTCCTCAATAGAACAAGTCTTGAACTTAATTGAACAAACTTCTGATTATGTATTTTTGTATAATGATAAAACAATAAATACAAATAGAATTGTTTCAGTAAATAACAAGAGTGGAAAAATTCCCGAAATACTCGATGAGATATTTCATGGAACGAATATTACCTACACCATTGTAGATAAGCAAATCATTCTTTCAACAAACAAGATGAATGCCGTTGCACAGCAGAGCGATTTCACAGTTAAAGGAATGGTGAAGGATACGAAAGGTGAAGCTTTGATTGGTGTTAATATCAAAGTCAAAGGTTCTACTACCGGTACTATAACCGATATTGATGGGAACTTCTCGCTGCAAGCGAAAAAGGGAGCTGTCTTTATTGTCTCGTATACAGGATATACATCAAAGAACATCACTATAGCCGATGCCCGTTTATTGAATATCGTTCTTGAAGAAGATCGCATCCAATTGGGTGAAGTTGTAGTTACTGCTTTGGGCATTAAGAAAGAAGCAAAATCTCTGTCTTACAATGTGCAACAAGTGAATAGTGACGAAATTACACGCATAGCAGATGCTAATTTTGTTAATAACTTGAATGGAAAAGTGGCGGGTGTTACCATTAATGCATCTTCATCCGGTGTGGGTGGCTCTTCTCGTGTAGTGATGCGTGGTACCAAGTCTCTTTTTGGCAATAATAACGCTCTCTATGTAGTGGATGGAATCCCCATGTCCGATATGAATAGTGCTTCAACTCAACCAACTGGTTCTTACGAAGGAGCAGGCCAATCGGGTGATCCTATTTCCGGATTGAATCCGGATGATATTGAGAGTATTTCTATATTAAGCGGGCCCTCTGCTGCTGCTTTATATGGTGGGGTCGCTGCCAATGGAGTGGTGATGATTACTACTAAGAAAGGGAAGGAAGGACGTACTTCAGTCACTATTTCTAATAACACAACTTTTTCTGCTCCTCTTGTATTACCTAAATTCCAAAACACGTATGGTCCGACTGAGGTGGGTAGCTACGATAGTTGGGGTACTAAGTTAAGTACGCCTAGTAATTATGATCCGAAAGATTTCTTTCAGACAGGTTTGAATGTTACTAATACAGCTAGTCTCTCCACGGGTACAGATAAAAACCAGACTTATGTGTCTTTAGGTACTACCAATGCCAACGGCATTATTCATAACAACAACTATGAACGCTACAATGCGACTGTTCGCAATGTATCGAAGATGTTGAAAGATAAACTGACTCTTGATCTTAGTGTTATGCTTAGTTCTGTGAAAGAGCAGAATATGACATCACAGGGATTATACTTAAATCCACTGGTTTCGCTTTATCTGTTTCCGGCCGGCGATGATTTCTCTAAGGTTCAGTCTTATGAACGATATAACGCAGGGCGCCATGTTGTTACCCAGTATTGGCCTTACAGCACAAGCTTGCCTATGCAAAATCCTTATTGGATAACAGAACATATTAATATACCTAATCATAAAAACCGTTATGCGGCTACGGCATCTGTGAAATATGATTTTGCTAAATGGATTAATTTGAATGCGCGTGTTAAGATGGATCGCAACAATGAACGTCGTGAACGCATGTATGATGCCGGAACGAATACTTTGTTTGCATCCAAGTATGGCTACTATTCAAAGAGTAATATTGAGAGCAAGCAAGTATACGGTGAACTGTTATTAAATATTAATAAGTATTTTGTTGATAACACCCTCAATGTGACAGCTAATATAGGCGCAAATTTTGAAGATAACGGTTATCAGTCCGATTACTTTGGCGGAAAGTTAAAGTCGGCTGCTAATCGTTTTACTTTTGGAAATGTAGATTATACTGAACAAAATCTAGCTAACCAGTCTACTGCTAACGTAAAGAAACGTTCCGTGTTTGCCAGTGCACAAGTAGGATATAAATCTAGGATTTATTTAGATGTGACTTCCCGTAACGATTGGTCATCTACATTCAAAGGAACGAACACCAAGTCATTTTTCTATCCTTCTATCGGACTCTCGGGCATTATAACCGATCTCTTTCATTGCAGTACAGATGTAATGCCTTATATGAAACTGCGTATATCGTATTCGGAAGTTGGTAATTCTCCTGATCCGTATCGAGCTACTACTAGTTATGGATTTGTTGGCGGCGTTCCTGTTACTCAAACTCGTCGTCCTAATCCAAATCTGAAGCCTGAACGTACTAAATCATGGGAAGTAGGTGCTAATTTTGTTTTCTTTAAAAATAGATTGAAACTGGATGCATCACTGTATAGCTCACGAACTTATAACCAATTTTTCGATCGTACGCTTTCTTCTACTACCGGATATATAAATGAAACGGTTAATGGTGGTCGCGTAGACAATAAAGGTCTTGAATTGTCTTTGCGCTATGAGGATCACTGGGGAGGCTTTGGTTGGAATTCTTATTTGACTTATTCTTTAAATAGAAATAAGGTGGCAGAACTATTGAGAAATTATGAAGACCCTTATTCACATGAACTTACTACATTAGATAAGATAGACATGGGAGGAACAAGCATGTATAAAATGCTGCTGTTTGAGGGGGGCTCAATTGGAGATATCTATGTGAATACTCTTCGTACAGATGAGCATGGAGCTATTTACGTTCACCCTTCCGATCAGCAAGTTGTAACTCAACCCGATGTTTTTGTGAAAGCCGGTAACAGTGCTCCTAAGTATAATCTTGGCTGGGGCAATACTTTCACTTATAAAAGTATATCATTGGGATGCTTGTTTACAACGCGTGTAGGTGGAATTGTTGTGTCCCAAACACAGGCTGTAATGGATGCCTTCGGGGCTTCAAAGGCTACTGCCGATGCCCGCGATAATGGAGGAGCTATCGTTAATGGTCGTCCTATTGGAGCAGAAGACTACTATCACAACAAGATTGGAAGTGGTGGTGGTCAGGGAGGAATTGGTTCTATGTACACTTATAGTGCAACCAACGTTCGCTTGGCTGAACTGTCGCTGGGATATGATGTACCGATCACTCAATATGTGAATTGGATGAAAGGACTGAATGTCTCTTTTATTGGCAAGAATCTCTTCTTTCTTTATAGAAAAGCTCCGTTTGATCCGGAACTGACTGCAAGTACCGGCACTTATTTTCAAGGCATTGATATGTTTATGTCACCAAGCTTGCGTAATCTAGGATTTTCAGTAAAAGTTAAATTCTAA
- a CDS encoding FecR domain-containing protein, whose translation MEAIDTKAAFLRTKHKISSEKAKQVRTQLMRYAAMLTIPLLFTSLLFGYLYLSDSSSSEMQYAEVSTASGAIIRYELPDKSIVWLNSGSKLRYPVKFKGDRREVELEGEGYFQVKADKKHPFYVNTSTGLNVYVYGTHFNVSAYSDDDYVETVLEEGKVNVILPGSENEIRLEPGQGLLYNESTQKTSKSEMDVYEKTAWKDGKLIFRNASLEDVLKKLSRHFNVDIQLKNLSGKEYKYRATFTRENLNQILDYLSKSASLKWKSEEPVQQKDDTFTQKKIIVTLY comes from the coding sequence ATGGAAGCGATTGATACGAAAGCTGCCTTTTTGCGAACGAAGCATAAGATAAGTAGCGAGAAGGCAAAGCAAGTGCGTACTCAACTGATGCGTTATGCTGCTATGCTTACAATACCACTTCTTTTTACTTCGCTTTTATTTGGCTATTTGTATCTTAGCGACTCTTCTTCTTCTGAAATGCAATATGCTGAAGTGAGTACGGCTTCAGGGGCCATTATTCGTTATGAGTTGCCCGATAAATCGATCGTCTGGTTAAATTCAGGTAGTAAATTGCGTTATCCGGTGAAGTTTAAGGGAGATAGACGCGAAGTGGAACTAGAAGGTGAAGGATACTTTCAAGTGAAAGCGGATAAAAAACATCCTTTCTATGTGAATACGTCCACCGGTCTGAATGTCTATGTATATGGTACTCATTTTAATGTCAGTGCATATAGCGATGATGACTATGTAGAAACAGTTCTTGAAGAGGGAAAAGTAAATGTAATACTTCCCGGTAGTGAAAATGAAATCAGATTGGAGCCGGGCCAAGGATTGCTATACAATGAATCAACACAAAAGACTAGCAAATCAGAAATGGATGTATATGAGAAAACGGCTTGGAAAGATGGCAAGCTTATCTTTAGAAATGCTTCCCTGGAAGATGTTTTAAAGAAACTCTCCCGTCATTTCAATGTTGATATTCAATTAAAAAATCTCTCAGGGAAAGAATATAAATATCGTGCAACATTTACGAGAGAAAATCTAAACCAGATTCTTGATTACCTAAGCAAATCGGCTTCTTTGAAATGGAAATCTGAGGAACCTGTACAGCAGAAGGACGACACGTTTACACAGAAGAAAATAATAGTAACCTTATATTGA
- a CDS encoding SusD/RagB family nutrient-binding outer membrane lipoprotein → MRLNKILSWNKLSVIGMSLILLNNTSCIDYADNVNPNELTEEMMVVDDLKTGAFFSQMLRRVVIISDGGTLDSDYQIAQNLSHDLFSGYIAATLGSTNHNGQYNFQEQWVNATFNYAYTGIMAPWSNIHKIATEQKLPEIDALVTVVKVEGMHRIADSFGPIPYVNFPSSSLYDPLDQVYSKFFEELDNAIEVLGNYVNGNKDAKLMSDYDYVYGGDVKKWVKFANTLRLRLAIRIAYANSSLAKQEAEKSVQNMFGFIESKADRAELSHGSLNYHHPLQEIAYNFNAGDCRPGASIVAYMDALNDPRISSYFTAAADGKYHGVRIGITTSNMSNYQGNKISNLNMNRTSTPVVWMTAAESFFLRAEGALRGWNMGAGTAKSFYEQGVRASFAENTAGSADTYLADVTLTPNSFTDNVGSDNYTFKSKVTSAWNDKADFEGQLERIITQKWIAMYPDGPEGWSEYRRTGYPELIPVVKNSSNGAVDTQLQVRRLPYTRDEKINNAVGVASGIAALGGQDNGGTKLWWDKKSR, encoded by the coding sequence ATGAGATTGAATAAAATATTATCATGGAACAAGCTTTCTGTTATTGGAATGTCTTTGATTCTATTAAATAATACTTCGTGTATTGACTATGCGGATAACGTAAATCCGAATGAACTCACCGAGGAAATGATGGTGGTGGATGACCTGAAAACAGGGGCTTTCTTCTCGCAGATGTTGCGCAGGGTTGTTATCATCAGTGATGGTGGTACACTGGATTCTGACTATCAAATTGCTCAGAATCTGTCGCATGATCTTTTTTCCGGTTATATTGCTGCTACGCTGGGTTCTACCAATCACAATGGGCAGTATAATTTTCAGGAACAATGGGTAAATGCCACATTTAATTATGCTTATACCGGTATTATGGCTCCTTGGTCGAATATTCATAAAATAGCGACTGAACAGAAATTACCGGAAATTGACGCGTTGGTCACGGTAGTAAAGGTGGAAGGTATGCACCGTATTGCCGATAGCTTCGGCCCGATACCTTATGTGAATTTTCCCTCTTCCAGTCTATACGATCCGTTGGATCAGGTTTATAGCAAATTCTTTGAAGAGCTGGATAATGCCATTGAAGTTTTAGGTAACTATGTGAATGGCAATAAAGACGCGAAATTGATGAGCGATTATGATTACGTATATGGTGGTGATGTAAAAAAGTGGGTAAAATTTGCTAATACACTGCGTTTACGCCTTGCTATTCGCATTGCTTACGCCAACTCTTCGCTAGCTAAGCAAGAAGCTGAAAAATCAGTGCAAAATATGTTCGGCTTTATTGAGAGCAAAGCAGATCGTGCCGAACTTTCACATGGTTCGCTAAATTATCATCATCCGTTACAAGAAATTGCTTATAATTTCAATGCAGGTGACTGCCGTCCTGGCGCCTCAATCGTTGCTTATATGGATGCTTTGAATGATCCGCGTATTAGCAGCTATTTTACTGCTGCTGCTGATGGTAAATATCATGGCGTACGTATCGGTATCACAACAAGTAATATGAGTAACTATCAGGGTAATAAAATCTCAAATTTGAATATGAATCGTACTTCTACCCCTGTAGTGTGGATGACGGCTGCAGAATCATTCTTTCTGCGTGCTGAAGGTGCATTGCGTGGCTGGAACATGGGAGCAGGTACGGCCAAATCATTTTACGAGCAAGGCGTACGTGCGTCATTCGCAGAAAATACTGCTGGTAGTGCCGATACTTATTTAGCTGATGTTACGTTGACTCCGAATTCTTTCACAGATAATGTTGGTAGTGATAATTATACTTTTAAAAGTAAAGTGACTTCAGCATGGAATGACAAGGCTGATTTTGAAGGACAGCTGGAGCGTATTATTACGCAGAAATGGATTGCAATGTATCCTGACGGACCCGAAGGATGGAGCGAATATCGTCGTACAGGATATCCTGAATTAATACCTGTTGTGAAAAATAGTAGTAACGGTGCCGTTGATACTCAATTGCAAGTTCGTCGTTTACCTTATACGCGTGACGAAAAGATCAATAATGCTGTTGGAGTTGCCAGTGGTATTGCTGCTCTAGGTGGCCAAGATAATGGTGGAACAAAACTATGGTGGGATAAGAAGTCTCGATAA
- a CDS encoding RNA polymerase sigma-70 factor gives MRIPFHENAKDQLFQKLYEDYYAPFCLFAKRYIDDACIREDIVSDVFASLWSKRNELELKSETTIAFLKMCVRNSCLNYLKHQNYEIDYAVMCNSRAPLYATSPESVYTLEELYELLNETLKKLPENYRTVFVKSFFEGKTHAEIAEEMNLSVKSIDRYKQKTVELLRNELKDYLPLLILLLVHE, from the coding sequence ATGAGAATTCCCTTCCATGAAAATGCTAAGGATCAGCTTTTTCAAAAGCTATACGAAGACTATTATGCTCCTTTCTGCTTGTTTGCAAAGAGGTACATAGACGATGCATGCATTCGGGAAGACATTGTTTCGGATGTGTTTGCCTCTTTGTGGAGTAAGCGCAACGAACTCGAACTTAAATCAGAAACGACGATTGCTTTTCTAAAGATGTGCGTCCGCAATAGTTGCCTTAACTACCTGAAACATCAAAACTATGAAATTGATTATGCGGTGATGTGCAATAGTCGGGCACCGCTCTACGCCACATCTCCGGAAAGTGTTTATACCCTAGAAGAACTATATGAATTATTGAACGAAACGCTAAAAAAACTGCCGGAGAACTACCGAACAGTATTTGTGAAGAGCTTTTTCGAAGGTAAAACGCATGCGGAGATAGCCGAAGAAATGAATTTGAGTGTTAAGTCCATTGACCGCTACAAACAAAAAACAGTGGAACTTCTCCGCAATGAATTAAAAGATTATCTGCCTCTTCTAATCCTCCTTTTGGTTCACGAATAA